A single Aspergillus chevalieri M1 DNA, chromosome 3, nearly complete sequence DNA region contains:
- a CDS encoding NOPCHAP1/New4 family protein (COG:S;~EggNog:ENOG410PYK7;~InterPro:IPR027921;~PFAM:PF15370), with product MPGVSTKRARSDDDPQLSPDESAPSPPKRTQTRKTKILESRKPEKNYHSDGDDETSSDEPTSSSGSSIGSSDDDSEDDEEDEQETRNQEEREDNGAIPFIPGRQKPRIHRIDRNSDIMSRLTAFLPQMKSANEDLERELAAGRGKELQVDGADEEVEGRYIEMNLGLGVLEEKPSDDENNDSSSDGEDERSDNEEGKQHPTELPSRPKDPSVLGKLMGVKNDDSKKPTIEEMNE from the exons ATGCCCGGCGTCAGCACAAAACGCGCGCGTAGCGACGACGATCCGCAGCTCTCCCCCGACGAATCTGCACCTTCACCTCCCAAGCGGACACAAACGAGAAAAACAAAGATCCTCGAGTCGCGAAAACCAGAAAAGAATTACCACAGTGACGGTGACGATGAGACTTCCTCCGATGAGCCAACCTCGTCCTCGGGTTCCTCGATAGGTTCTTCCGACGACGACAgcgaagacgacgaagaagatgaacaGGAAACAAGAAatcaagaagaaagagaagataaTGGCGCGATCCCGTTCATTCCTGGACGCCAAAAGCCTCGGATACACCGCATCGACAGAAATAGTGACATTATGTCCCGGTTAACGGCTTTTTTGCCGCAGATGAAGAGTGCAAATGAAGATCTGGAGAGAGAACTTGCTGCTGGTCGGGGTAAGGAGCTTCAAGTGGATGGCGCAgatgaggaggttgaggggAGATATATTGAAATG AACCTAGGCCTGGGTGTCCTAGAAGAGAAACCGTCGGACGATGAGAACAATGACTCTTCGAGCGATGGCGAAGACGAGCGCTCTGACAatgaagaaggaaagcaGCACCCGACAGAGCTCCCCAGCCGGCCAAAAGATCCGAGCGTGCTGGGTAAATTGATGGGCGTGAAAAATGACGATTCGAAAAAGCCTACAATCGAAGAAATGAACGAGTAA
- the GDA1 gene encoding guanosine diphosphatase (BUSCO:EOG09261EAB;~COG:F;~EggNog:ENOG410PG92;~InterPro:IPR000407;~PFAM:PF01150;~TransMembrane:1 (i66-84o);~go_function: GO:0016787 - hydrolase activity [Evidence IEA]), translating to MSTGVDGRVSQGAELYLNPNSNTRIRSSSRPSSFATAYSDESSKYPDSSTYNPSPVTMAQPQRTRYLKTGAIVGVLLLMLFYLSPSRPTVSGLRQAQSPSITPLTEKCSKPYDSSKPLIQYALMIDAGSTGSRIHVYRFNNCGPTPELENEIFEQTEKKPGGSGLSSYKEDAEGAAKSLDPLMDVAMKNVPDEYKSCSPVSVKATAGLRMIGPEMSEKILEAVRTRLETAYPFPVVSKEKGGVEIMDGSDEGVYAWITTNYLLGKIGGPDETPTAAVFDLGGGSTQIVFQPTFPKSKAGGMPEHLAEGDHKYSLKFGGREFELYQHSHLGYGLMAARDSIHKAVVDAKLAQSPKDQSWLTQPIPNPCIGPGMERDVVLKYEADHPLGSQVTVKMVGPKEQSAPAQCRALAEKILRKEADCKLAPCSFNGVHQPSLEKTFSREDVYIFSYFYDRTKPLGMPDSFTLDELHQLTANVCGGEDKWKIFEGVEGALGELRDRPEWCLDLNFMLGLLHTGYDMPLSREVKVAKKIKGNELGWCLGASLPLLSQESGWTCRVKEIS from the exons ATGTCGACGGGAGTTGATGGTCGAGTATCTCAAGGCGCTGAATTATATTTGAACCCGAATTCAAACACTCGCATCCGCTCAAGTTCGCGACCCAGTTCGTTCGCCACTGCATATTCAGACGAGTCGAGCAAATATCCGGACAGTTCGACATACAATCCGTCGCCAGTAACCATGGCACAACCTCAAAGAACACGGTATCTGAAGACAGGTGCCATCGTGGGTGTCTTGTTGTTGATGCTGTTCTATTTATCACCATCCAGACCCACTGTAAGCGGCCTCAGACAGG CACAATCGCCCTCCATTACTCCCCTGACCGAAAAGTGTTCCAAGCCTTACGACTCGTCGAAGCCGTTGATTCAGTATGCGCTCATGATTGATGCCGGTAGCACGGGATCTCGCATTCACGTATACCGATTCAACAACTGCGGTCCTACGCCTGAGCTCGAGAACGAAATTTTCGAGCAAACTGAGAAGAAGCCAGGTGGCTCTGGTCTGAGCTCTTACAAAGAGGATGCCGAGGGGGCCGCCAAGAGTCTGGACCCCCTTATGGACGTGGCCATGAAGAATGTCCCCGACGAGTACAAGTCGTGCTCGCCAGTCTCCGTGAAGGCTACAGCTGGCTTGCGTATGATTGGACCCGAAATGAGCGAGAAGATCCTAGAAGCTGTGAGAACTCGTTTGGAAACCGCCTATCCCTTCCCAGTAGTCTCCAAAGAGAAGGGCGGTGTTGAAATTATGGACGGTTCAGACGAGGGTGTCTATGCCTGGATTACCACCAACTATCTTCTTGGCAAGATTGGTGGGCCTGATGAGACGCCTACCGCTGCAGTTTTTGACCTGGGTGGTGGCTCTACTCAGATTGTCTTTCAACCTACCTTCCCAAAGAGCAAGGCGGGTGGCATGCCGGAGCATCTTGCCGAAGGTGACCACAAGTACTCGCTCAAGTTTGGAGGACGGGAATTCGAGTTGTACCAGCATTCTCACTTGGGATACGGCCTTATGGCTGCTCGTGATTCTATCCACAAGGCTGTTGTTGACGCCAAGCTGGCCCAAAGTCCCAAAGACCAGTCGTGGTTGACGCAGCCGATCCCTAACCCGTGCATTGGACCAGGAATGGAGCGTGATGTCGTATTGAAGTATGAAGCAGACCACCCTCTCGGTTCACAGGTCACGGTCAAGATGGTTGGACCTAAGGAACAGTCTGCTCCTGCCCAGTGCCGCGCTTTGGCGGAGAAGATCCTCCGGAAGGAAGCGGACTGTAAATTGGCGCCTTGCTCTTTCAACGGTGTGCACCAGCCATCTCTTGAGAAGACGTTCTCTCGTGAAGATGTGTACATCTTCTCTTACTTTTACGACCGGACTAAGCCGTTAGGCATGCCCGATTCTTTCACGCTAGACGAGCTCCACCAACTTACGGCGAATGTCTGTGGCGGCGAGGACAAGTGGAAGATCTTCGAGGGCGTTGAGGGTGCTCTTGGAGAATTGCGTGACCGTCCTGAGTGGTGTCTGGACCTCAACTTTATGCTAGGACTGTTGCACACGGGCTACGATATGCCCCTGTCGCGTGAAGTCAAGGTTGCTAAGAAGATTAAGGGCAATGAGTTGGGCTGGTGTCTCGGCGCAAG TTTGCCCTTGTTGAGCCAAGAATCTGGCTGGACATGCCGTGTTAAGGAAATTTCATGA
- a CDS encoding putative translation initiation factor IF3 (COG:J;~EggNog:ENOG410PSJU;~InterPro:IPR019815,IPR019814,IPR036788,IPR001288;~PFAM:PF05198,PF00707;~go_function: GO:0003743 - translation initiation factor activity [Evidence IEA];~go_process: GO:0006413 - translational initiation [Evidence IEA]), with protein sequence MKYMRNPFSTTLTFRHLFLSSPSQTTSQIASLQLNRIQNQTSPRSPEQPRRYASYKSARPAEQNQFIDERIRAKFVQIVNENNKLGPPENIVDVLRSIERPTYFLQQVSPSINGQPPICKIVNRVTAKEREKARAKAAHAAKASLKQVELNWAIDAHDLSHRLKQLKSFLLKGRKVEIYMKRKKGKRAPTTEEIKHLMDNVAEAVESVGAAQVKPSFGEPGKQVIWVVEKKSG encoded by the coding sequence ATGAAGTACATGCGCAATCCTTTTTCTACAACACTAACATTCCGTCACCTATTCCTTTCGTCGCCGTCTCAAACCACCTCACAAATTGCATCGCTACAGTTGAACCGTATCCAGAACCAAACATCACCACGATCACCAGAGCAACCCCGTCGTTACGCAAGTTACAAATCGGCGAGACCTGCAGAGCAGAACCAATTCATAGATGAGAGAATCCGGGCAAAATTTGTACAAATTGTGAACGAAAATAACAAATTGGGCCCTCCTGAAAACATTGTCGATGTCCTGCGATCAATCGAACGTCCTACATACTTCCTCCAGCAAGTTTCGCCGAGTATTAACGGTCAACCACCTATTTGCAAGATCGTGAACCGCGTAACAGCGAAGGAACGTGAGAAAGCTAGAGCAAAGGCTGCCCATGCCGCCAAAGCGTCATTGAAGCAGGTGGAATTGAACTGGGCTATTGACGCGCATGATTTGTCCCATCGCTTGAAACAGTTGAAGAGCTTTTTACTGAAAGGCCGGAAAGTAGAGATTTacatgaagaggaaaaaagggAAGCGGGCGCCTACGACTGAGGAGATAAAGCATCTTATGGACAATGTGGCGGAAGCAGTCGAGAGTGTCGGCGCTGCGCAGGTTAAGCCCTCGTTTGGGGAGCCGGGGAAACAAGTTATATGGGTGGTGGAAAAAAAGAGTGGTTAG